The following proteins are co-located in the Colius striatus isolate bColStr4 chromosome 6, bColStr4.1.hap1, whole genome shotgun sequence genome:
- the ZDHHC22 gene encoding palmitoyltransferase ZDHHC22: MLVLRLLNVVAPAYFLCISLVTFVLQIFLFIPSMFRDPSSTSLFSPALLHGALFLFLSANALGNYIIVIQSSPEDLGKGLNLGKGAEVVADWLDGSRSPASALPSTHFCRLCARVTQRHDHHCFFTGNCIGSRNMRNFIMFCLYTSLACLDSLVAGMAYISAALSMSFANPLAFLNLLPHSISQFFSGALLSSDMFVILMLYLWLGIGLACAGFCCHQMLLILRGQTRYQVRKGIVVRARPWRENLREVFGKRWLLGLLIPVQNVGSDDHRQKEK, translated from the exons ATGCTAGTTCTCAGGTTGCTCAATGTTGTCGCTCCAGCCTACTTCTTGTGCATCTCCCTAGTGACCTTCGTCCTCCAGATCTTTCTCTTCATCCCCAGCATGTTCAGAGACCCTTCCTCCACCTCacttttctctcctgctctgctgcatggggccctcttcctcttcctctcagcTAATGCCCTGGGCAACTACATCATTGTGATCCAGAGCTCTCCCGAGGACCTGGGCAAGGGCTTAAACTTGGGCAAAGGAGCCGAAGTGGTGGCAGACTGGCTGGATGGAAGCAGGTCCCCTGCCTCAGCCTTGCCCAGCACTCACTTCTGTAGACTGTGTGCCAGAGTCACCCAGAGGCATGACCACCACTGTTTCTTCACAGGGAACTGCATTGGGAGCAGGAACATGCGAAACTTCATCATGTTCTGCCTCTACACTTCTCTGGCTTGCCTCGACTCCCTGGTGGCAGGCATGGCTTACATTTCTGCTGCGCTCTCCATGTCCTTTGCGAATCCACTGGCCTTCCTCAATCTTCTGCCTcactccatcagccagttcTTCTCAG GAGCTCTCCTTAGCTCTGACATGTTTGTCATCCTCATGCTCTACCTCTGGCTTGGGATAGGACTGGCTTGCGCTGGCTTCTGCTGCCACCAGATGCTGCTGATCCTGCGTGGGCAGACACGGTACCAGGTGCGGAAAGGGATAGTGGTGAGAGCCCGGCCCTGGAGGGAGAACCTGCGAGAGGTCTTTGGCAAGAGGTGGCTGCTAGGACTTCTCATCCCTGTGCAGAACGTGGGAAGTGACGACCatagacagaaagagaaatag